In Mustela nigripes isolate SB6536 chromosome 9, MUSNIG.SB6536, whole genome shotgun sequence, the sequence TCACTGTGTGCCACAACAGGGAGGCTGTGGGGTCTCCTGCCGCTAGGACTCCACCTTTGTGCTGTCAGGACAGCagagggagggctggggctggggctatGGGAGGGAGAGCTTCCTGTCCCTTGTCCTGCCTGCAGGCTCTCTACTGGCAGTCACCTGTGTTCCTCGGCGCTGCCCTGCTGGCCTGGCTGGGAGAACCAGGACATGGGACGCTGGCTCTGGCGTCACCAAGGGAATTGGAGTCCCCAGGTGGGGATGCCCAGGGAGGGGGACATGTCTACACTTCTGTGGCTTCCATTCATCCACAAGCCACCCTATCTCCACAGGGACAGGTCTGGGGAGCCGTGTGTCCCTGGTGCTGCGGTGTCAGGACACAGCTTCCTCCCTGGCATGTTCTGCTGGGGAGTCACTCTTGTCCTTCTCTGCCTGGGTTCTGTTACAGGAAGCCCCAGACCCTGGGCAGGGCTCTTCCTGCCTAGACAGTTTAGACAACCTTGATGTGCTGAGAACTCGGCATGCCTGGCATGCCCGGAAGAGGAGGCGGCTGGTGTGAACGCAGGGTAAGCGCGGGCCTTCCCTGTGGCCATGCTCTGGGCGTGTGGGAGCCAATAGCAGTCCAGGTGCAGAGTAGGCTGGCCCTTTGGAGCTCCTATCAAGTGTGATGATCTTAGGTTGGGTGTGGGTATATACAGGGCTCTGGGATCTTGGAGGCCCTGGGGTGGGCCATCTAACCTCCCTTTGCCACTGGGTTCCACGCCTCCAGCTGTGGTGCTTCCTGCTTGCTAGCATGCgtgtgcctcagggcctttgcactgctgTGCTGTTTGTCTTCTCTGTCTGTAAGGCTTTTCCCTTATTTCAATCATGTCTCTTCTGGTCAGTGGTCAGCTGCTCAGAGATGCTACCCGTGGCTTTTTTGAGGTAGCGCCACAGTCCCGGCACCCGTCTGTGTTGCTGGCACTCTCCTCTCTACACTTGACGTGTTTTATAAGTGTCAGCTGTGGCATGAATGTGCGCCCATGCAGGCAGTAACGTGGTTGGTGCTGCTGGGGCCTCAGTGTGCGGATGGCAGGCACCAACTAGGCACTCAGCACAGATAAGTTGAGTTTATGGGGTGGAGATCCCGTGGAGGGAAGGACGTCCAGGTCCACAGGTTCCCAGAGGTAGGAGTCGGCTCCTCTGAGCACGGTGGGGGCTGTGCCTGGAGAGGTCCTAGGTCTGGGACTAGGGCAGATGGGTCCACAGAGGGGATGCTGGCAGTGGGGGATGGGATGTCCCATGAGAAGCCCACCCAGGCTCCCGGGCCCGCCCTCAGCAGGGTCCCTGCATGGACTGCAGGTGGGCAGCCAGCCTGGTTCTGTGGGGCACGGTGCCTGCCTGTGCTTCTTGCCCTACAGTGCCATCTGGGGGTCCCCACCATCCAGGCTTCTCTGTGTTCCAGGATGCAGGAGCTGTGCTGGACCCTCGTGAGCCTACCCACCCAGAGAGCCCCGCACCGACGCTTCCGGAGAAACAGCCAAAgcagctggaggctggggaggctcCACCAGCAGGGACCATGTGACCACAGGGGTTGGCTGGCCCTCGGGCACAAATTAGGACGTttgaaggaataaaggaatagctaatgttttttattaaaaggCAAGCCCTAGGCTCTTGTGATGTCCTGAGAGACTGGGCGTGTGCAGAGGATTGGAGTCTCCTCCGGCCATGTCCGGAGCTGGCTGGCTGGGCCCTGAGTCTGAGGAGCCCCTTGAACCCCAGGCCtcagtgttggggggggggggctttccaCAAGACGCTCTTGTGCCTTGGACCGAGGGACCTGCCACGAGCTCCCAGGTGGCCGCTGGTCTTGGTGCGGCCACGGGGCCTAGAGCGGACCCACCGCACTGCCTTCTGGACCACACTGCCCACCGAGGTGGGTGCCTGGAAGCAGCGACAGCCTGGCTGCCCACAGAGCCCGCAGCGGCCCCAGGCCAGCCTGCCTCCCGTGCGGCTGCTGCTTGGCAGGAGCCCAAACCCCGGCCCCGCCACGGCTGAGGGACGCTCAGCTCTGGTCTTGGTGCGCAGCCTTTCAGGGCGCTTGGTTCTAGAAGCTTTGTTCCTGCGTTCCTCACGCGACCCTCCCCCGGGCACCCCGTCCTCCACCTGCGGGGGTGCCCCCCCACCACGCAGCCTTGGGAACGCCCTTTCGCTTTCCAGTTTGCACCTGGCACTGTTTCAGCTCGTGTCTCCTTTTCCTGCGGGCGTCTTTGGACGCGTGGTTATTTAGAGGTTTCTGtgtaattttcaaatgtttaggGGTTTTCCAGTTAGCGTTTTGTTACGGATTTCCAGTTCCTGATAACATGACGTTTCCATCGTTGAGTTTTTACAAACACCCACTGTGACAGGGACACTGGTGGTCGCAGTTCCATCAAGGGCCCAGAACCAGCTGGTCCTGGAAGCGTGAGGTCAGCCTCTGTCCTCCCGGAGacccgcgggggtggggggtgggcgtcAGGCTGCCCGCGCCCGCCAGACTCCGACGCGCCGGAGGCCCAGGGACGGAGGACGGCAGGGAGCTGGTGCGGTGAGGTGCACTGTCGGGGCGGTGGAGCCCGGAGCCCTGGTCTGGACCTTCTCCGCCTGCCCGGCCTCTCCCTAGCTGTTGTCTCCACCTGGCAGCCAGCGCCTCCAGCCGGCGACGCATTGGCCTGGGGCTTTCCCCGGCAGGAGCGGGGCTGGGGGCCTTCTCCCCTGACGGTAGGCCCGACCTCTGCCGGCGGGGGAACAGCGCTTATGAAAGCAGTTTGTGTGGCGTCAGGCTCCCAGGAACCTGCTGCAGAGAGCTGGCTGAGGGGAGACGCTTCCTGGAAGAAACGGGCTTGTGCTGTGCTGGCTGTGGTGCAGGCTGGAGACCACATGGGACAAGCGGGGCCAGGTCCCTGGCCTGCCGGCCGCAGCGGCCTTTCCAGCTGTGTGCCCTCTGGACGCTGCCCTCCTAGGATCACGTCCCCGTGGTGGGCGGCTGCACGTGTGGCCCCCGGCGGAGTGCCCGGAGCTGGGACTCCCACCCTCCTCTCGCAGGTTGCCCGCACTGCTGGTTCCCAGCCAGTCCCTGCTGGAGAAGCCTCTGGAAGGCGGCGTCCAGGCCAGAGCAGACTGGACGGTGCACTGGTCTCCTCTGGCTCCAGGGAGGGTCTTTGCTCACACTTCCACTTAGTGGGCGCCAGGGCTGGGCCTCCAGGCCTCTAAGCAAGACTTCCACTTCCCTCCGCCCCGCCTCCCGGGCTCTGCCAGGCAGGCGAATCAGAAGGCAGGCCCCAGGAGCGGCTCCCTCGGGGAGGACCTGCCAGGCTCCGTGGAGCTCCCCAGCACCGTCAGGAAGGCACGGTTCTCCTCCCGGGCTCTGCCGGCTGGCCGGCAGCACCTCCTCCCGCTCATCGGACGAGGGTGGCCCAGGCTGACCCACATCCCACCGCGCAGGGGCccctccaggaccttgaggtagGCAGGGCTGCTGCTCTTTCTGAAGGTGTCCAGGAAGACGCCTGTCCCTCTGCTCAGGGCTCCTGGGGCACAAACCCCAGAAGGGCAACAAGTGACCTCAACTCTTCTGCCTCGTCTGCCTTCACCGCCACATGGCACCTGCTCGTTCATCTCTGTGCACTCAGCTGCAGGGGGTCAGCTGCAGCAAAGGCAGGGAGCAGGCTGAATGTCCCAAGGGCCATCCGCTGAGTTGCTGGCCATCCGCCTCTGGCTGGATGGCGTGACTGAGGGCCACGAGAAGTCAGACTCCTGCGAAGACCCCTCCAGCTGCCCCCTGGAGCTTGGGGAGTGCTGTCTAGCTCCTCTGGCTGGAAACCACGTTCCCACGCCAGCTGAGGGCTCTCTGAGGCGGCGGGTCAGCAGCTCTGGTCCCGCCACCAGGAGCCGGCTTCTGGCTTGGCCCAGGCCTCCAGACAGTGGTTCCCACTCCCGCTGGTGGAAGGGAGCCACAGTGGATGGTCCCCCCAACACGGATGGCCCCTTTGGCGAGCCGGCACGATGGTGcctgagtgggagagggagaggacccCCGAGGTGTCTGGCACCCGGGACCTGAGAGCCCACAGAGGGCACCAGAGCAGCAACTGGGGCTGGTTGTGGGCGATGCAGTGGCCCCTCCCGGGACGGCGGGCCTGGCTGTCCCGTGGGCGGTCCGTGGTTGCACCACCAGCCGCCTGCGGCCGCCGGAAAGAGAGGAGGTGGTGGGGCTAGGCTGAGTGGGTGCCACGTCCAGGAAGGAGGAAGTcccccacagccctgcctggcACGCAGGCACAGGCGGGCGAGTCACTGCCTCAGGCTCGTGGCCTCAGCCTGGGGAGGCCCAGCCAGTGGGTAGGAGGCGGTGGCCCAGCAGCCCCACACGTTCGGGATAGggagtgcagagcccagagccGGGCCACGGTGCGGGGCGTGCGGTGTTCTCAGACACCAGCGGTCCCTGGAGCCCTCCACGTCTTCCCCCACCATATCAGAGCGACTCGGGGACAGAGAGAACCTGGGCTCCAGGGGAGTGGCAGCAGGGCCCAGGTCTCGGCaccagcacagagcagggagggccGGGGCGGGTGAGGCCAGGGCCCGGCGTGCAGCTGTCCCTCCCAGCAGCTCTCCCGCTGACTGCAGCCGTGACCATCACCATGTCAGACTACGAGAACGAGGACCAGTGCTGGGGCGCCCTGGAGAGCTTCCGCGTGAAGCTCATCTCCATCATCGACCCCTCCCGCATCACGCCCTACCTGCGCCAGTGCAAGGTGCTGAGCCCCGACGACGAGGAGCAGGTGCTCAGTGACCCCAACCTGGTCATCCGCAAGCGGAAAGTGGGTCAGTGCTGCCTCAGCCGGGAGCGCCGGGCACAGCAGCGGGCACCCCCAGCACCCGCACCTGGTCCTGCCTGTGGGGAGCGGTGGCGCTTCTGGGCACAGCAGAGGCCCCAGGGGAGAGCCCAGGGCGGGCGGGCAGGACAGCCACGGCCCAGCCAGGCCCTGTGGGTTTCAGGTGTGCTCCTGGACATCCTGCAGCGGACTGGCCACAAGGGCTACGTAGCCTTCCTCGAGAGCCTGGAGCTCTACTACCCGCAGCTCTACAAGAAGGTCACGGGCAAGGAGCCTACCCGTGTCTTCTCCATGATCATCGGTGAGGCATGGGACCCTGCAGGCAGGCCACCGAGGCTGGCCTCCTGACGGACAGACCGGGGACAAGAGCGAGTGTAAGGGGCGCAGGGCTCCgtcctgctcctctctctgctggaGGAAAGGCAGGCCCCCGCTGGGGGGAGTGGCGGGGACAGACTGACTTACAGGTCAGAACCCCTCTGCCTGACCCCACCAAAGCCTCGGCTCCTAGAAGGACGGGCGTCTACTGGCGCTACCAACGGGCAAAGCCACGCTTTCCCCAGCCTAGACGCATGTCCTCTCGCCTCCCAATCAAGATCACGACAGAAGCAGGAGTGTGCCTGGCCTGAGGGCTCCCGTGCTGGCGGTGGGCCAGGGGGTGGGCCCCGGCCGGGCCGCAGGGTGGGTCAGGGAGGCTCCGCTTGCATCCTCAAAGGGGAGCACCAGCACCTCGGGGTGGCCCCTCGGCCGGGCCCCTCCAGGAGACAGGGGGCCCGGCCGGCCCTCAGGCCTGGGGTGCAGCAGGGCGGGGCGGCCCCAGGCTGGGCGGGCCCTCTGACGCGGCGGAGCCGTTGCAGACGCATCGGGGGAGTCGGGCCTGACGCAGCTGCTGATGAGCGAGGTGCTGAAGCTGCAGAGGAGGGTGCAGGAGCTGACGCAGCGGCTGGGCTCCCGGGACGAGCTGGCGGCCGAGCTGCGGCTGAAGGACGGGCTGCTCCGCAAGCACCAGGAGCGCGTGCAGCGGCTCCGGGAGGAGTGCGAGGCCGGCGCCCGCGAGCTCCGGCGCTGCAAAGAGGAGAACTATGACCTGGCCCTGCGCCTGGCCCGCCAGAGCGAGGAGAAGGGCGCCGCGCTCACGCACAGCCGCGACCTGCAGCTCGAGGTGCCCGCGCCCCGGCCAGAGGGTGGCCGGGCGCTGGGGCGAGGCGGGCCGGCTGACGCGTCTGCCCGCAGGTGGAGCGGCTCAAGCACTGCCTCATGAAGGCAGAGGACGACTGCCGGGTGGAGCGCAGGAACACGCTGAAGCTGCGGCACGCCGTGGAGCAGCGGCCCAGCCAGGAGCTGGTGTGGGAGCTGCAGCAGGAGAAGACGCTGCTGCGGGCGCGCGTGCAGGAGCTGGAGGCCACCGTGCAGGTGGGGGGTGGCCGGCGGGGCAGGCCCTGCCAGGAGCCGGGGGCCCCAGGTGGGTGGGGGCGGTGCTCAGGGAAGCTGGACAGCCCTGCAGGACGCTGGTCCCAGAGCAGGGCCCGCTCACGCTTCGCTGCTTCCTGCCGCTCCGTCCTGTTCACCACCCCCAGGAAGGGAAGCCAGACAAGAGCAGCCCCTACGTCCAGGTGCTGGAGGGGGACTGGAGGCAGGCGCTGCGGGACCACCAAGAGCAGGCCGACACCATCCTGTCTCTGCGCAAGGCCCTGCGGCAGGGCGAGGCCGTGCATGCCCGGGTATGTGGCCGGCTGGGCTGAGGGACTGCCCCGTGTCCACGCAGCCCCTGGGATCCACACCCCGACCTCACCCCTTCCTGGAGGTGCAGGGGCATGGACTCCTCACCCCACTCCTGGCCCGTACTCCCCCAGGATGGCCAGGCCCCGGCTTTGATCTGGAAGTTCAGGGCTGGCAGGGACCCAGGGGCTCCTGTGGCCTCCCCCTACCCCAACTGGGCCTGACTGGGAGCCAGAacgggcgggggtggggccggggcgggggctaGCCGCCCGCTCCCGCAGTGCGTGGAGGAGAAGGAGATGTTCGAGCTGCAGTGCCTGGCCCTCCGGAAGGACTCCGAGATGTACAAGGACCGCATCGAGGCCGTGCTGCGGCAGATGGAGGAGGTGGCCGGTGAGAGGGACCAGGTAGGCCGCCTCCCACCCCGGGGGCAGGGTACCTCACCCTTCACCCTTTCAGGGGAGGGCGCTTGTCAGAGAGCTCGGGGACAACTGGGAGCACCCGGAAGGTGACCCCTTCCCCCGCCGCCAGGAAAACCACTCCACCGGCGGGTCGTACCTCCAGATTCTTTCCAAAGTACGTATAGGTCCATGTTTGTCTTACAAAATGGGAAGCTCTCTTGTTTGgcaaataggttttttttttttttaattttttaaaaagatttactgattttagagagagcgtgagtgggttgggggggcgagggagagagactcccaagcagactcctggctgagtggggctcgatcttgccacccaagaccatgacctgagccggaatcaagagtgggacactcacCCAAcagagccgcccaggtgccccagatatagCTTATTTTAACTTCAAACACTGTTGGCCATTTCGTGGGCTGGCTGTGCTCCTGGGGACCAGGGGCGGGAGTCTGTCTGGACTGGTTCCCCATCACTGCTTTTCGCCACCTTCCCGCCACATCATGTGGGGTCCTCTCTGGTCAGATATGGTGGGTGCTTCAGTGACCATCCAGAGGGGACCGGCAGCCTGTGCTAGGGACCTCTGGCTCCTCAGTCCCATGTCAGAAAGCCGCCCCGTGGGGGCTGGAGTGTGCAGAGTGAGCTTGGGGCACGGGAGCTGCCTTAAGGTGGTGGGAAGCGGGAAGCAGCACTACCAGGCCGGGGAGCGGGGCTCCCACCTTCCCtcgggggcaggcagaggagggggtcaCTGTAGCCACCAAGGCAGGCCACTAGCCAGGGACGCTAGAGCCGGGCAGCCCCGGTAAGCAGCTAGGATTCTCTCTGGCTGGTCCTAAGTCAGAAGCAGGGACAGAAATGAAGGCATTCGCAGTGATTCCTCCAGTCCCGGCTGCTTCAGGCCGAGGGCCCCACGGGACATGAGTTAGCCTCCGGGAGGCGGGCCGGCTCCCACTGGCCGCTCGGCGGGGGTCAGAGTTGTGTCCCCAGGTGTGGTCTGGCCAGTGTGCGCAGAGGGACGGGCGGTAAAGCACAGGGCACGCCCTGCTAGCCACCGAGTTAGTCCCCTGCAGGCCAGCAAAGCCATGCGAGGGGCATGAGTGCGGGGGAGGGAGGTGTGcccctgggctgcctgggggcgggcgggggctcTTCTGGGTTTGGGGCTGGAAGATTTACCCACACGTTCCCGGCACCCTCGGCTTCCCTTACTCCTGCGAGCCTTCAAGCACAGACTGggctgcggggggtggggaggggggctcggGGCTGGGGTCTCCCAGCGCCGGGGTCCCTGTAGGCCATCGCCACGCGGGAGGAGCTGCACGCACAGCACTCGAGGAGCCTGCGGGAGAAGGATGCGCTGCGGAAGCAGGTCCGGGAGCTGGCCGAGAAGGCGGACGACCTGCAGCTCCAGCTGTTCCAGCGCGAGGGCCAGCTGCTGGCCGCGGAGGGCAGGCTCAGGCGGCAACAGCTGGACGCTCTCGTCCTGGTGGgcctcctgggggctgggggccttCGAGGGCTCTGCCCATGCTCAGAGCTGCAGCCCTGCCATAGTAGAGCCCAGGGGACTGGCCCTCAGGGGCAAAGGGGTCCCCAGAGACACCAGAGCCCAAAGGAGGGGACTCCAGGCAGCCCAGGTCCAGGCCTGGATTGGCTACTGCACCACGGGTGGCCCAGGGCAGGCCCCAGGCCTTCCCGAGCCCCCTCTGTCCTCTGTACAGGGTCCTCCTCCTAGGAGGTTGGAGGGGGCACAGCTCAGAACCTGGCAGGCCACTCTCGGGgtcaggagggggagggaggggtgttcTGGGGTGCCAGCGCCGGCCACGGCCTGGAGAGAGGCCCCCTTGAGGACAGGGGCTAGCCTGGGACCCCCTCAccaagccccaccccaccccaaaccctgGGGGAGGCTGGGTTTCCCCCCAGCCTGCTGACCGACTCCTTCTGTGACCACAGAGCTCCGACCTGGAGGACAGCTCACCCAGGAACTCCCAGGAGGTGCGTGTGACCCTCGGTGGGCTCTAGGCCACCATCCCCTACGGGAGCTGGGCCAGTTGCTCTCCTCCCAGGCCCCAGCTGGATGGGCTGACCGCCTTTGGGTCCTTGGGGCAGGAAGGCCCTTCCTGCCAGGTCGCTGAGAAACCGCGCAGTGGGTCCTGGGGGGTGGCGGTCTAACTGGACGCCCATCTCTCTCCCTGGTAGCTCTCGCTCCCCCTGGACCTGGAGGCCATCCAGCTCTCAGACAAAGGTGAGGCGGGGGACAGCTTCTCATGGACGAGTCTGGCCGAGGCCTCTTTGTCACCTTACTCAGCACCAGTCCTGACAGGGGGCAGCTCTCTCCCACTGACCTCACAAGCCtgctttacagatggggacattGAGGCTTAGAGGGACAAGTgacccccaggctccccagtaagCAAACAAGAGCCAGGTGTGGGGGGCCTGCACCCCAATTCTGATGTTGAGAACGCGTCCCTCCATCGGAGCCCACTCTGGGCCCAGGAATGCAGCGCTGAGGCACCCTGCTCTCCCTGAGCTTCcgctggggcggggaggggtccTGGGGGGAGTCTGCCATCGAGTGTGGGAGGTGCAAACAGGGGAGAAGGGAGCGTCTCAGGGCCAGGCACAGAGATGGCAGAGGGATGGCCTGGGGAGTGACAAAGGGTGACAAGGGGTCGAGGGGCTCATTCTAaaggtggctgccagaggggaggtggggaggtggcgTGGGAAGCCAGACAGACCTCCTCAGCCTCAGACCTGCCACCAGCCTCCAAGGGAGGCAAAAGAGGGACAGCCAGTGCAGAAGTGAGGGAGCAGAGCAGTCCAGCGCTGCCCAGAGACCTGAACTTCAGGCCATGGAGCCCCAACGTGGGGACAGGTGGGCAGGACCCAGCAGGCAGTGAGTGGTAGGCGGAGACCCTGGGAGCCCCGGCCCAGGGTTGGTGGGGCCCCTTGAAGGAGCTGGGGCGGGCTAGAGGGTCAGAGGCCGAGGAAGGGAAAGCGCCAGCCCCGGGAGAGACCCGGATTGGGGTCTCTCCCCCTGTGATGTCCATGAGACTGGATGTCCAGGCTCCCATCCTGGCCAGTATAGGAGAACCAGTCCATCTAGCACCTTCCTCTGACGGTCCTGAGAGCCCTGAGCCTGTCCAGGCCCTGGCAGATCTTGAAGGGACCAGGCAGCTTGGAATGTTGTGCTCCCAACTGCTCGGAGCAGAGCTCAATGGTGGGGCCCTGGTGGGCTTCCAGCAGCCTCTTGCCTGCCTAGAGGGTCCGGAGTGGGCACTGACATCTGAGCTCCAGTCCTCTTGTGTAAACAACGGGAGGCCTTTTGGGGTTCAAGCGATGCCCCAGGAGATGGTGCAGGACTGGCTGGCAGCTTCTGGGGAAAGGAGGCGGCCAGGTGTGGTCCCAACAGCTGGGAAGGACCCACAGGCCTCCTCCTCCATTCCAGGTGGCCCGGCCGACGGGGACAGCCCACAGCAGCCCTTTGCGGCTCTGCAGGAGGAGCATCTTTCCCTGACCCCCAATGTAAGGCTGCCCCGGGGTCCCTGCTGCCCAGGGGCGCCGCTGGCACGGGCCTCTGTGTGACCAAGCTGGGAAGGTCAACTCTTCAAGCTGGATGCCTGGGGGTGATGCCAGGGGTCTCCGCCCACGGGCTCTGGGCTGCACAAGCCGGGAGCCGAGTCCCCCCTTGTCGGCGGCAGCGGGCAGGGGGCAGCGGGCCGGGCGTGGCAGCCGTCGGAAGCCCGTGTTCGAGGCCCCGGGGCGCGGCGGCACCAGGGCTCTGGCCCGCGACGCGGCTTCCGGGCGGCCGTGCGTCCCGGCTCTGCGCGGTCCCCCGGACGCGGGCTGCGCGGCCGCGGGGCGGGGACCCCCAACGCTCCGGCGGCCTGAGCCCCGCTCCTCCCCCAGGACGCGGGCCCGAGCGGCGGGGAGCCCCCCGAGAAGGAGCGGCGGCGCCTCAAGGAGAGCTTCGAGAACTACCGCAGGTGCGCCGCGCGGGCTGGGgcggcccgggggcggggggcggcgggccgggggcgggggtgcggCCGGCCCCGCGGACACGCGCTCGCCCCGCAGGAAGCGCGCGCTCCGGAAGATGCAGCCCGGCGCGCGGCCGGCGGAGGCGGACTGGGAGAACACCACGGGCAGCGACAACACCGACACCGAGGGCTCCTAGCCCGCCCGCGCGCGGGGACCACGCCGGGCCGGGGGCGTCCTCTGGGCGGGCAGCGCGGTCACATGCAGTGCCGTGAATAAACGACCGGGCTCCCGGCACCGTGTCCTCCGCCCGCCTCGCTCCCGCGTACACCCCGAGCCGCGCGCGCACCTCCCGCCTGCAGGGGGCCGCACAGCGCGGCCTGCCCGTCGGCGGACGGAAGCCGAAAGGGGCCGCTGACGCCGCGTGCCCGCTTCCAAGATGGCGGCAGCGCGGCTTCAGCCGCGTggaggcaggggcggggcggggcgggacggGGCAGCCGACGTCGGAGGGCGGAATGCTGCGGGCTGCGCTGAGCCGCGTGCCGCCACTACTGAGCCGCAGGTGGCCCCAGGGGCCCGGCCTGAGGGGGTTGTGGGGACGTGGGGGCGGCCCGGAGGCTGCGGAGAGAAGGCAGGCCGGGGTCGGGGTCTGGGGCTGGCGGCGTTTGAGCTCGGGGCCCGGGGCCGCGCACTACCAGCTTGTCTACACTTGCAAGGTGAGCGTGCGACGGGTGCGAAACTGGCTCCCCGGGACCCGAGGACAGTATGGAGGGGCGGAGCCGTCCCCGAGGACGGGGTCTTTCCGGGAGAGGGGTGGAGCTGTCCCTGGGGGCGTGGCCTTTCCGGGAGAGGGGTGGAGCTGCCCCGAGGACGGGGTCTTTCCGGGAGAGGGGTGGAGCTGTCCCGGGGGGCGTGGCCTTTCCGGGAGAGGGGTGGAGCTGTCCCGGGGGGCGTGGCCTTTCC encodes:
- the CARD9 gene encoding caspase recruitment domain-containing protein 9; translation: MSDYENEDQCWGALESFRVKLISIIDPSRITPYLRQCKVLSPDDEEQVLSDPNLVIRKRKVGVLLDILQRTGHKGYVAFLESLELYYPQLYKKVTGKEPTRVFSMIIDASGESGLTQLLMSEVLKLQRRVQELTQRLGSRDELAAELRLKDGLLRKHQERVQRLREECEAGARELRRCKEENYDLALRLARQSEEKGAALTHSRDLQLEVERLKHCLMKAEDDCRVERRNTLKLRHAVEQRPSQELVWELQQEKTLLRARVQELEATVQEGKPDKSSPYVQVLEGDWRQALRDHQEQADTILSLRKALRQGEAVHARCVEEKEMFELQCLALRKDSEMYKDRIEAVLRQMEEVAGERDQAIATREELHAQHSRSLREKDALRKQVRELAEKADDLQLQLFQREGQLLAAEGRLRRQQLDALVLSSDLEDSSPRNSQELSLPLDLEAIQLSDKGGPADGDSPQQPFAALQEEHLSLTPNDAGPSGGEPPEKERRRLKESFENYRRKRALRKMQPGARPAEADWENTTGSDNTDTEGS